ATTGCCCCTCTCAGCCTCACCATCCTCCTCCTCACCCCCTCCCCCGCACCGAGCCAAAACAACCTCACCACCATCCCCCGCCGCACCATCATCGAAAAATTCTCAGAAAAATACATCGCCGCCGATAAACCACGCATCGTCATCTACATCAACCGCAACCAAATCCCCCCCACCCCCTCTTCCCCTGAATCCATCGTCCCCAACCCAAACCCAGAAAAAAACCAATCCCCCAACGAACCCCAAATCCCCCCCGCAGATGCCCGCACCATAGACGAATGCTTCGCAGCACCATTTTTCGAAGCCGGCGTCCGCTTCGTCGACGAAGACCTAGCAGCCCCACTCCAACGCGCATACGACACCGCAGACAACTTCCTCCACGCCCTCACCCGCAGCCACAACCGCCCCCAAACCGAATTCATCCGCAAAAACGCAGACATCGCCATCGAACTCCTCGTCCACAAAAAACCCACCACCCAAGATCCCCAAAAAGAATCCCCCTACCAAATCAAAGCCACCGCCTACGACCTCACCCTCCCCGGCAGCATCCTCGCCCGTGCCCACACCGACGAGCTAGCAACTGCCGCCCCTGCCCCTTCCCCAAAGCGACCAAATTCCCCAAAAACTCCACTCCAAGAACAATCCGACCAACTCGCACTCCTCCTCATGCAACGCCTCATCCCCACCCTCCAACCGCCCCCCACCGATTAAACTCCCTCCACCCTCCTCCCACCTCACAAACCTCACCCCTCGCACTCCTTGGCTATTGCCCACATCCAAAAAATCCACTACCCTACCCCTCACCATGAAACTTTCACCACACCAACCACTCGCCGGAATCCTACAACCCGTCACCGCCATCCGCACAGAAACCGACCTCGGCATCGGCGACCTCGACGGCCTCCGCCAAATGATCGACTACTGCGCCCGCCACCACCTCAACATCCTCCAAGTCCTCCCCATCAACGAAACCAGCGACGACAACTCCCCCTACAACGCCATCTCCGCCATGGCCATCGAGCCCTCCCTCCTCGACATCCGCCCAGAATCCATCCCCGACCTCTCCCCAACAAAATTCAAAACCATCGCCAAACCAACCCTCCTCAAATCCCTCCGCAACGGCCCCGTCCAATACGAAAAAGTCAAAAAACTCAAACGCCAACTCCTCGAAGCCGCCTTCGACTCCTTCTACAAAAACACCTACGGCACCGGCGACTCCCGCGACCGCGACTTCGCCGCCTTCATCACCGAGCATACCGACTGGATCTACGACTACGCCCTCTTCCGCCTCCTCATGGAACGCCACCACGGCTGGCCACTTTGGCCCACCTGGCCCGAAGAACACCAATCCCCACGCCGTGCCAACGCCTGGCTCCTCACCCTCCACCCCAAAGAACGCCACGAAGCCCTACGCCGACTCCTCTACTTCATCTACGTCCAATGGATCGCCTACCGCCAATGGGAAGCCGTCAAAGCCTACGCCACCTCCAAAAACGTCTTCCTCATGGGCGACATCCCCATCGGCATCTCCCGCTACTCCGCCGACGTCTGGAGCGACCGTTCCATCTTCGACCTCGAATGGTGCGGCGGCGCACCCCCAGAAAAAGTCTTCAAAGCCGACCCCTTCACTGAAAAATGGGGACAAAACTGGGGCATCCCCCTCTACCGCTGGGACGTCCTACGCCAAAGAAACTTCGACTGGTGGCGCCTCCGCGTCCGCAACATCTCCCGCGCCTTCCACATCTTCCGCATCGACCACGTCCTCGGCTTCTACCGCTTCTACTCCTTCCCTTGGACACCCGATCGAAACGACTTCTTCCTCCCCCTCACCGAAGAAGAAGCCCGCGCCCACACCGGCGGCCGACTCCCCCACTTCAAACCATACCCAGACGACACCGAAGAACACAAAGCCGCCAATCGCGCCCAAGGCGAAGAACTACTCTCCATGATCCTCGATGCAGCCGGAGAGACAACCGTCGTCGCCGAAGACCTCGGCGTCGTCCCAGACTACGTCTGGCCCTCCCTCGAAAAACTCGGCATCCCAGGCTTCTCTATCCCCTCATTCCTCCGCACCCCCGATGGCCACTACGCCCCCCCCAGCACATACCGCCGCCTCTCCGTCGCAGCCCCCGCCACCCACGACCTCATGCCCCTCGCCCTAGCCTGGCAACAAGCATGGAAAGACATCGACTCCGACAACGAAACCGATGCAACCAAAGCACGCA
The genomic region above belongs to Candidatus Methylacidiphilales bacterium and contains:
- a CDS encoding 4-alpha-glucanotransferase, producing MKLSPHQPLAGILQPVTAIRTETDLGIGDLDGLRQMIDYCARHHLNILQVLPINETSDDNSPYNAISAMAIEPSLLDIRPESIPDLSPTKFKTIAKPTLLKSLRNGPVQYEKVKKLKRQLLEAAFDSFYKNTYGTGDSRDRDFAAFITEHTDWIYDYALFRLLMERHHGWPLWPTWPEEHQSPRRANAWLLTLHPKERHEALRRLLYFIYVQWIAYRQWEAVKAYATSKNVFLMGDIPIGISRYSADVWSDRSIFDLEWCGGAPPEKVFKADPFTEKWGQNWGIPLYRWDVLRQRNFDWWRLRVRNISRAFHIFRIDHVLGFYRFYSFPWTPDRNDFFLPLTEEEARAHTGGRLPHFKPYPDDTEEHKAANRAQGEELLSMILDAAGETTVVAEDLGVVPDYVWPSLEKLGIPGFSIPSFLRTPDGHYAPPSTYRRLSVAAPATHDLMPLALAWQQAWKDIDSDNETDATKARTEIQAILHYAGLPHLAQNPPRQYTDEIHFGYLRAILSSNAWMVITMITDVFADTGRFNVPGKADPTNWTYRIPYPVSQLDNQPDLRRRMETYASLAAEYKRRL